One Gordonia sp. SID5947 genomic region harbors:
- a CDS encoding acyl-CoA thioesterase yields MALRERDIGGSGHLYHAVTVELLDIARVAWLHRFVSADLVEQYVVANLDITYRREVTRADRELTVCIRVQRIGTSSLTLHEEMTNPDGLVVATCRTTIVAFMPYGGASRPLTRAEIARAESFRADVALDT; encoded by the coding sequence GTGGCGCTGCGAGAACGCGACATCGGCGGGTCCGGACACCTCTATCACGCGGTGACCGTCGAACTGCTGGACATCGCGCGGGTTGCGTGGCTGCACCGCTTCGTATCAGCTGATCTGGTCGAGCAGTACGTTGTCGCAAATCTGGACATCACTTACCGGCGTGAGGTCACGCGTGCCGACCGAGAGTTGACGGTCTGTATCCGCGTCCAGCGAATCGGGACGTCGAGCCTCACGCTTCACGAAGAGATGACCAATCCTGATGGGTTGGTCGTGGCAACTTGTCGCACAACGATTGTCGCGTTCATGCCGTACGGCGGTGCCAGTCGTCCGCTGACTCGGGCGGAAATCGCGAGGGCCGAGTCGTTTCGTGCCGATGTGGCCCTTGACACATGA
- the fabG gene encoding 3-oxoacyl-ACP reductase FabG, with amino-acid sequence MNEFEGKVAVVTGAGRGIGAATARKLAGMGAAVAVVDLAGSAVAEDISRNGGKATFVACDVTDPSAVESMVETVVGELGSVDILVNNAGIIRDDLLFKMSVNDWDAVMNTHLRGNFLCSKAVQSHMVERKWGRIINLSSTSAKGSRGQANYAAAKAGIQGFTRTLAIELGRYGITANAVAPGFIETEMTRSVAERTGVDFDDMKAAAEKEIAVRRVGRPEDIANVVAFLAGDDASYVTGQVIYVSGSPD; translated from the coding sequence ATGAACGAGTTTGAGGGCAAGGTCGCTGTGGTGACCGGAGCCGGCCGGGGGATCGGTGCGGCAACGGCCCGGAAGCTGGCCGGAATGGGCGCAGCGGTGGCGGTGGTCGATCTTGCCGGATCTGCGGTGGCAGAGGACATCTCACGGAACGGTGGCAAAGCGACTTTTGTGGCCTGCGACGTCACGGACCCGTCGGCAGTCGAGTCCATGGTCGAAACGGTCGTGGGTGAGCTGGGTTCGGTGGACATCTTGGTGAACAACGCCGGGATCATTCGCGACGACCTGCTCTTCAAGATGTCGGTGAACGACTGGGATGCGGTGATGAACACGCACCTTCGCGGGAATTTCCTGTGCAGCAAGGCGGTCCAGAGCCACATGGTGGAGCGCAAGTGGGGGCGGATCATCAACCTCAGCAGCACCTCCGCGAAAGGCAGTCGCGGCCAAGCCAATTACGCCGCTGCGAAGGCAGGCATCCAGGGCTTCACGAGGACGCTCGCGATCGAACTCGGCCGCTATGGCATCACTGCGAACGCCGTTGCACCGGGCTTCATCGAGACGGAGATGACCCGCTCGGTGGCAGAACGGACGGGGGTCGACTTCGACGACATGAAGGCGGCCGCCGAGAAGGAGATCGCCGTTCGTCGCGTGGGTCGACCGGAGGACATCGCAAACGTGGTCGCCTTCCTGGCCGGCGACGACGCGTCGTATGTCACCGGGCAGGTCATTTACGTGAGCGGCTCGCCCGACTGA
- a CDS encoding acyl-CoA dehydrogenase family protein, which produces MVDFSLSYEEKQVRDTIRSFIEKEVMPLEQDVLRNERAGRPGLEDGAIRELQLKAKKAGYWGINTPEEYGGINLGPVMSAIIAMEVGRTFVPFGFGGEADNILYACNEKQKQEYLLPTIEGERRSCFAITEPGAGSDARNIRTRAIRDGSDWIIRGEKIFITNGNEADFVMVFAVTNPDASAGEGVTCFLVDRDMGWKSEPISTMGEWGPASLVFEDVRVPETNILGEVDRGFELAMQWIGAGRYLIPAGAVGAAERLLSMAIEQSKNRVSMGRPIADYQAIQWQIADSYVQIESAKWLTLLSAWQLENGIDSRHSASVAKLTGAIMANEVVDRVLQIHGGMGYTKELPIERWYRELRLLRIYEGTDEIQRRTIARNLLRGYAKLGEVGS; this is translated from the coding sequence ATGGTTGACTTCTCGTTGAGCTACGAGGAGAAGCAGGTTCGTGACACGATCCGCAGCTTCATCGAAAAAGAGGTAATGCCGCTGGAGCAGGATGTCCTGCGCAACGAGCGCGCAGGCCGGCCCGGCCTCGAGGACGGAGCCATCCGGGAACTGCAGCTCAAGGCGAAGAAGGCCGGCTACTGGGGCATCAACACCCCGGAAGAGTACGGCGGCATCAATCTCGGCCCGGTGATGTCGGCCATCATCGCGATGGAGGTCGGTCGCACCTTCGTGCCCTTCGGCTTCGGCGGCGAGGCCGACAACATTCTGTATGCCTGCAACGAGAAGCAGAAGCAGGAGTACCTACTCCCGACGATCGAGGGTGAACGGCGCTCCTGCTTCGCGATCACCGAGCCCGGCGCGGGCTCGGATGCGCGCAACATCAGGACCCGTGCCATCCGTGACGGATCGGACTGGATCATCCGCGGCGAGAAGATCTTCATCACCAACGGCAACGAGGCCGACTTCGTGATGGTCTTCGCCGTCACCAATCCCGACGCGTCCGCCGGTGAAGGCGTGACCTGCTTCCTCGTGGACCGCGACATGGGCTGGAAGTCCGAACCCATCTCCACCATGGGTGAGTGGGGTCCGGCATCGCTGGTGTTCGAGGACGTGCGGGTCCCCGAGACGAATATTCTCGGAGAGGTCGATCGAGGATTCGAGCTGGCCATGCAGTGGATCGGCGCCGGCCGCTACCTTATCCCGGCCGGGGCGGTCGGTGCCGCGGAGCGTCTGCTGTCGATGGCCATCGAGCAGTCCAAGAACCGTGTCTCCATGGGCCGTCCGATCGCCGACTACCAGGCGATCCAGTGGCAGATCGCGGACTCCTACGTGCAGATCGAATCGGCAAAGTGGCTCACGCTGCTGTCGGCATGGCAGTTGGAGAACGGCATCGACAGCCGCCACAGTGCCTCGGTCGCGAAGCTGACCGGCGCGATCATGGCCAACGAGGTCGTCGACCGGGTGCTGCAGATCCACGGCGGTATGGGTTACACCAAGGAACTGCCGATCGAGCGCTGGTACCGCGAGTTGCGTTTGCTGCGTATCTACGAAGGCACCGACGAGATCCAGCGTCGTACGATCGCCCGCAACCTTCTTCGTGGCTACGCGAAGCTCGGCGAAGTCGGTAGCTGA
- a CDS encoding acetate--CoA ligase family protein has translation MTTVAASQRNRVEPDRVHSLFHPRSIALIGATDKSEWSAVTFSNLVSRGFDGDVHLVNPRGNVVHGRQSFASIADLPDGVDLAYIMVSVANVLPVLRDLALRDIRNAVILTAGFGEAGEEGRKLEREVHDFATESGMLILGPNGNGYVNASDNITPFGLGIPATLEAGSVGVVLQSGGLASAVLKHMHSRAVGISVLVSMGNELMMSLSDVVRYLVADPDTKVIALFVESIRDPEEFLRALQLAFEAGKPVVALKVGSSQASARVAMAHTGSLVGDDAVVDAVFRANGVIRVRALEDLVTTSDLLARCGGLAGKRIGVVTASGGACGIIADRAEAEGLELPEFTEETLRQLEPMLPDFASAQNPVDVTGYIMVRPDLLAHAVKAVQADPAIDLTVLLYDLPGQAPPPEYEDAWIGQYRMMAEVIKSSPKPVLTLTETLNDITEYGREVARSTGFPPVFGGIEHTLTALGHAVRWSERRRAATSSRTDELPVYGELAALAPDESVWTEHRASEFLAAQGVPMSPSVLATLEDEAVQAAEGFGYPVVIKMAADVEHKSDIGGVRLGVADAEAVRQTFREMVDAGNAAKVNMDGVLVQPQVSGGVELLIGTVRDPMWGPVLAVGLGGVWVEVLRDTSLIRLPATPDQVGDALRSLRGFRLLEGLRGTTKADLDTLARVIADIASVAYRLGDRLESLEINPLVVNGSEVLALDALIQWRSDN, from the coding sequence ATGACGACTGTTGCCGCGTCCCAGCGCAACCGTGTCGAGCCGGACCGAGTGCACTCGCTGTTCCACCCGCGCTCGATCGCGCTCATCGGCGCCACCGACAAGTCCGAGTGGTCTGCCGTGACGTTCTCCAACCTGGTGAGCCGCGGGTTCGACGGAGACGTCCACCTGGTGAACCCACGAGGGAACGTGGTCCACGGCCGTCAGTCGTTCGCGTCCATCGCGGATCTGCCGGACGGAGTTGACCTGGCATACATCATGGTGTCGGTCGCGAATGTGCTCCCGGTGCTGCGCGACCTGGCGTTGCGCGACATCCGTAACGCCGTGATCCTGACCGCAGGCTTCGGCGAAGCCGGCGAGGAGGGACGCAAGCTCGAACGTGAGGTGCACGACTTCGCGACCGAGAGCGGAATGCTCATCCTGGGGCCGAACGGCAACGGGTACGTGAACGCGAGTGACAACATCACCCCGTTCGGTCTCGGCATCCCTGCGACGCTCGAAGCCGGGTCCGTGGGCGTCGTCCTCCAGAGCGGCGGCCTCGCCAGTGCGGTGCTCAAACACATGCACTCGCGAGCCGTGGGCATCAGCGTCCTGGTTTCCATGGGCAACGAACTGATGATGTCACTCAGTGATGTGGTCAGGTATCTCGTCGCCGATCCGGATACCAAGGTGATAGCGCTGTTCGTCGAGTCGATTCGCGATCCGGAGGAGTTCCTGCGCGCGCTGCAGCTTGCCTTCGAGGCCGGCAAGCCGGTCGTCGCGCTGAAGGTCGGCAGCAGTCAGGCGAGTGCACGTGTCGCCATGGCGCACACCGGTTCACTGGTAGGCGATGACGCAGTGGTCGACGCGGTCTTCCGGGCCAACGGCGTCATTCGTGTCCGCGCACTGGAGGACCTCGTCACGACGTCAGACCTTCTCGCGCGGTGCGGTGGGCTCGCCGGTAAGCGGATCGGAGTGGTGACGGCTTCGGGCGGCGCATGTGGGATCATCGCCGACCGTGCCGAAGCCGAGGGGCTCGAGCTACCCGAGTTCACCGAAGAGACCCTTCGGCAGCTCGAACCGATGCTTCCCGATTTCGCGTCGGCGCAGAACCCCGTGGACGTGACCGGATACATCATGGTCCGTCCAGATCTGCTGGCGCATGCGGTGAAAGCGGTCCAGGCCGATCCAGCCATCGATCTGACGGTGCTGCTCTACGACCTGCCGGGGCAGGCCCCTCCGCCGGAGTACGAGGATGCGTGGATCGGGCAGTACCGGATGATGGCAGAGGTCATCAAGTCTTCGCCGAAGCCCGTGCTCACCCTGACCGAGACACTCAACGACATCACCGAGTACGGCCGTGAGGTCGCGAGATCGACCGGTTTCCCACCGGTGTTCGGCGGGATCGAACACACCCTCACGGCGTTGGGCCACGCGGTGCGATGGTCAGAACGCCGGCGAGCTGCGACGAGCAGCCGGACGGACGAGCTCCCCGTCTACGGAGAGCTCGCGGCGCTCGCTCCCGACGAGTCGGTCTGGACCGAACACCGCGCCTCGGAGTTCCTTGCCGCGCAGGGAGTTCCGATGTCCCCCAGCGTTCTCGCGACTTTGGAGGACGAGGCGGTGCAGGCTGCCGAGGGCTTCGGCTATCCGGTCGTGATCAAGATGGCGGCCGACGTCGAGCACAAGAGCGACATCGGCGGAGTCCGGCTGGGCGTGGCGGATGCCGAAGCGGTGCGCCAGACATTCCGCGAGATGGTCGATGCGGGGAATGCTGCGAAGGTGAACATGGACGGGGTCCTCGTCCAGCCCCAGGTGTCCGGCGGGGTGGAACTGCTCATCGGGACCGTCCGTGACCCGATGTGGGGCCCGGTGCTCGCGGTCGGCCTCGGTGGTGTGTGGGTGGAGGTCCTCCGGGACACATCCCTGATACGCCTGCCCGCCACGCCGGATCAGGTGGGGGACGCCCTGCGGTCGCTGCGGGGTTTCCGGCTCCTCGAAGGCCTTCGTGGAACCACGAAGGCAGATCTGGACACGCTGGCTCGCGTGATCGCCGATATAGCTTCTGTTGCTTATCGATTGGGGGACAGGTTGGAGTCGCTCGAGATCAATCCTCTGGTCGTGAACGGAAGTGAGGTGCTCGCCCTGGATGCATTGATCCAGTGGCGATCCGACAACTGA
- a CDS encoding MspA family porin, protein MKQSTLRAVRRRLGVSALAVATVAGLAMSADASASAASLPNGYKKTVGIDGQVVQVWRTGESASPAMSMAANGAGRSAVVSGTFSTQVSKGSGNLSVGYLVGCQVDITGFSGGLSGSIAPAGPTVSGSLTVPLNPGQVKYVPLFDKDFYLGASVQWDRQEIDVQQCGGYASARSVAVVFAAEDLDTANGTASGKSGLVQSYLYGKPFSLN, encoded by the coding sequence ATGAAGCAGTCCACCCTCCGTGCCGTGCGCAGGCGGCTCGGCGTGAGCGCGCTGGCAGTGGCAACCGTTGCCGGCCTTGCGATGTCGGCCGACGCATCCGCCTCTGCAGCGTCATTGCCGAACGGCTACAAGAAGACCGTCGGTATCGATGGGCAGGTTGTGCAGGTCTGGCGCACCGGCGAATCCGCTAGTCCGGCAATGTCGATGGCGGCCAACGGTGCTGGTCGTTCGGCGGTGGTCAGTGGAACGTTCAGCACCCAGGTGAGCAAAGGTTCGGGCAATCTGTCGGTCGGCTACCTCGTCGGTTGCCAGGTGGACATCACCGGGTTCTCCGGTGGACTGTCCGGCAGCATCGCTCCGGCCGGCCCGACGGTCAGTGGGTCGCTGACCGTGCCGCTGAATCCCGGTCAGGTCAAGTATGTTCCGCTGTTCGACAAAGACTTCTACCTCGGCGCCAGCGTCCAGTGGGACCGACAGGAGATCGATGTCCAGCAGTGCGGTGGGTATGCGTCGGCACGCTCGGTTGCCGTGGTGTTCGCCGCCGAGGACCTCGACACCGCCAACGGTACTGCCAGCGGCAAGAGTGGC